The Urbifossiella limnaea nucleotide sequence TCGGCTGGACGATGATGTGCGTCGTGGACTTCGAGCGCGGCCGCTGTTCGACGTGGCGGCTCGCCGGGCTGATCCCGCTGTTCGTGCTGTGGACGAACCTCCACGGCGGCGTGCTGGGCGGCACCATGACGCTCGGCCTTGCCGTCGCCGGGTGGGGCGTGCTGTTCCTGGCGCGGCGCGAGTCGCCGATCACCAACTGGCGCACCGCCTGGCTCCTCGTCGCCGTCGTCGCCGCGTGCGGGCTGACGCCGTTCGTGAACCCGTTCGGCATGGAGATGCTGAACACCTGGCGCCGCATCGTCGGGTCGAAGGTGCTGCCCGAGGTCGTGAACGAGCACATGCCGCTGGACCCGGCGTCGCCGCTGGGCCTCACCGTCATCGGCTTCGGCGTGCTGTACCTGGCGCTGCTCGCCGGCACGCTGCCGAAACTGCCGCGGGTGTCGTGGCTCATTCCGATCGCGTGGCTCGTCCTGAGCTTCAAGGGAATCCGGCAGGGGCCGCTGTTCGCCATCACCGCGGCGGTCGCGCTCGCCGACCTGTGGCCGCACACCGTCTGGCACCGGCTGCTGGTGAAGTACGGCGACGGCTCCCTGGCGCACGCCCCGGAGCGCCGGCCCGGGTGGGCGTGGGCGGCGATCCCCGCCGCGGTCGTGATGCTGATTGCGACGCTGCAACTGACGGGCGTCGAGGCGCCGGTGGTGGGCCGCGGGTGGGCGCGGCTCGACCCCGACTTCATCCCGGTGGAACTGGCCGACGAGATGCGGGCCTACGCCGCCGCGGTGCCGCCGGGCACGCCGGTGTTCAACGACGCCAACCTCGGTGGCTTCCTGATCTACCACACGCCGACGCTCAAGATTTTCATGGACGACCGCTGCGAGCTGTACGGCGACGACTGGATTCGCGCCTACTCCGACACCCTGGGCCTGCCGCCGGCGGAGCTGGGGCCGGTGTTCGAGGGCTGGGCCGGCCGCTACGGCTTCCGCCGCGCCATCGTGATGACTGACCCGACCGGCACGGAGAAGCCGCCGATCGAGCGCTACCTGCTGGGCGCCGGCGGCTGGCGCGAGGTGGCCCGCGCCAAGCGGGCGGTGGTGTTCGACCGGGTGAACTGAGCGCGACCCCGGTCCGCCTGCGGGGGTCGGCAGAAGCGCGTTAGGCCGGGGCGCAAGCCCCGTGGGGTGTCGAACCCCCACGGGGCTTGCGCCCCGGCCTAACGCGCCTCCGGCTCGGCTTGCGTGGAGCGCCGCGACCGGGTAATCCGTCGGGTCGGTCCGACGACCCGGGGGTGGCGATGCCTGTCGTGACGAGCCTGAAGGCGATGACCCGGCCGTGGCGGGCGCGGCTGGCCCGCCTCCTCTACGCCGGCGACGACGGCGCCGCCCGCGCCGCGACGGCCGTCGCCGACCGCCGCGCCGCCGACCTGGCCGCGGCCCACGACCAACTCGCCCGCTCCGAGGACGCCCGCGCCGCCGCCGAATCCGCCCGCGCCGCTGCCGAGCGCGAGGCGGCCGAGCTCCGGCAGATGACGTGGGAGAAGGCCGTCGCCCTGATGACGGCCGGCCGCAACGAGAAGGACTGGGAGGCGGCCGCCCGGCTCGTCAACCGCGCCGTCGACGAGCTCGTCCGCCCGTGGCACAAGTCCGTGACGTGGGGCGACCGGCTCCTGACGCTCGACAAGTCCGCCAGCGTCATCCGCGAGCCGGTGTTTCAGGAGGCGCTGAACACGTTCCGCGGCCTCCACCCCTACGACCAGTACGACGGCCCCGACACCATCGCGTGGCGGCTGAACACGCTCGTGTGGGCCGCCCGCCGGGCCGTCGGGCTCGACGGCGACTTCGTCGAGTGCGGCGTCTTCAAGGGCGACATGGCGTACACCGTGGCCCGCTGCGTCAGCTTCGAGAAGCTGCCGAAGACGTTCCACCTGTACGACTCGTTCGAGGGCTACTCGCCCAAGTACACCTCGGCCGACGACTTCCGCTTCAACCCGAACTTTCTCGACATGGCGAACGCGGCTTACCGCATCCCCCGGCTGTACGAGACGGTCCGCGACCGCTTCGCCGGCTACCCGAACGTCACGGTGGTGCGCGGCTTCGTGCCCGACGCGCTGGACATGACGGCGCACCAGAAGATCGCGTTCCTGCACATCGACCTGAACTCGCCGCGGGCCGAGGTGGCGTGCCTGGAGACGCTGTTCGACCGCGTGGTGCCCGGCGGCGTCGTGCTGCTCGACGACTACGGCTGGATCGACTTCGTGGCCCAGAAGGAGGCCGAGGACGAGTTCTTCGGCCGCCGCGGGTATCAGGTGCTGGAACTGCCGACGGGCCAGGGGATGGTGGTGAAGCGGTGACGGAGTGTGCCCTCGAATGCGGTCCGGTGCGCTGTTAGGCCGGGGCGCAAGCCCCGTCGGGGTTCGGACGCCCGACGGGGCTTGCGCCCCGGCCTAACGGCTGGTTGGCGCCACCCGCCGGCGCCGCAGCCTTTCACGTCCGCCACCACACTTCTATAACGACGCCCGGCCCCCTCCCCCGCCGGGTCCGCGTTCATGGCCGAGCCGCTCGTCGGAATCATCATGGGCTCCCGGTCCGACTGGGAGACGATGCGGCACGCCGCCGAGTTGCTCGGCGAACTCGGCGTCGCCTACGAGGCGCGGGTGGTGTCGGCCCACCGCACCCCCGACCTGCTGTTCGACTACGCCGAGCAGGCCGTCGGCCGCGGGCTGGAAGTGATCATCGCCGGCGCCGGCGGCGCGGCCCACCTGCCGGGCATGTGCGCGGCGAAGACGTGCCTGCCGGTGGTCGGCGTGCCGGTGGAGTCGGCGGTGCTGCGGGGCGTGGACTCGCTGCTGTCGATCGTGCAGATGCCGGGCGGGGTGCCGGTGGCGACGATGGCGATCGGCAAGGCGGGGGCGCGGAACGCGGCGCTGTTCGCGGCGGCGGTCCTGGCGAACAAGTACCCGCCGGTGCGGCAGGCGGTGCAGGCGTTCCGCGCCAAGCAGACGCAGGACGTGCTCGACCACCCCGACCCGCGGGGGTAGCGGACGAAGGCAGATTGGCCGCAAAAAGGCACGAAAAGACACAACATGTAAGACCGAGCCAAGACCGACGTTGAAATCATTCTTGTTCTTCCTTTTTGTGTCTTTTCGTGCCTTTTTGCGGCCAATCTGCCTTCGTCTTGCTGGGCTCACGACATGCGTTTAGGCATCCTCGGCGGCGGGCAGCTCGGGCGGATGCTCGCCCTCGCGGCGCACCCGCTCGGCGTCCGCCCCACCGTCCTCGACCCCGCCGCCGAAGCCTGCGCCGGTCACGTCTGCCCGCACGTCCGCGGCGAGTTCGACGACTTCCGCGCCCTCTACGAGCTGGCGCAGGCGTCCGACGTGGTCACCTACGAGTTCGAGAACGTGCCCGTGGAGTCGGCCCGGTGGCTGGCCGAGCGCGTCCCCGTGTTCCCGCCGCCGCGGGCGCTCGAGGTGTCGCAGGACCGCGTCGTCGAGAAGACGTTCCTCAACTCGCTGGGCGTCCCCACGCCACCCTTTGCCGCCGTCGAGACGCGCGCCGAGTTCGACGCCGCGGTGACGGCAATCGGCCTGCCGGCGGTGCTGAAGACGCGCCGCTTCGGGTACGACGGCAAGGGGCAGGCGGTGATCCGCACCCCGGCCGACGCCGACCACGCCTGGGAAACGCTCGGCGGCCGGCCCCTCATCCTCGAAGGCTTCGTACCGTTCGACCGCGAGCTCTCCATCCTCGCCGTCCGCGGCCGCGACGGCAGCATCGGCACGTACCCGCTGGTCGAGAACGAGCACCGCGACGGCATCCTGCACCGCTCCGTGGCGCCGGCCGGCGACCTGGGCGAGGAGCTCGGCGAGCGCGCCGCCGAGTACGCGGCGCGCATCCTGACGGAGCTGGATTACGTCGGCGTGCTGGCGGTCGAGTGGTTCCAGGACGGCCCGCGGCTCCTGGCGAACGAGATGGCGCCGCGGGTCCACAACTCGGGGCACTGGTCGATCGAGGGGGCGCACTGTTCGCAGTTCGAGAACCACGTCCGCGCCGTGTGCGGGCTGCCGCTGGGCCGGTGCGACGCGGCGGGGTGGTCGGCGATGTTCAACTTCATCGGCACGGTGCCGGCGGCGGCCGCGGTGCTGGCGGACCCGGCGGCGCACCTGCACCACTACGGCAAGGCCGACCGTCCCGGCCGCAAGGTCGGGCACGTCACCCTTCGCGCCGGCGGCGCGGACGAGCTTGCGGAGAAGCTGCCCGGCTGGTCGGCGGCGTTCGACCGGCCGCGGGCGGGGGGCTGACGGGGTCGCGCAGCTCGTCCTGACGCCGCCCCTTGTGACCGCCCCGCCGCGGTGGTACGTTTCACCCCACCGCCCGACTCTCCCGCGGAGCCCGCGCATGACCCGGTTCGCCGCCGCCCTCGCGCTCGTCGTCGCCGGCGCCGCCCCGGGGTTCGCGCAGCTCGTCACCCGCCCCGTCGCGTACCAGCACGGCCCGGTCGCCCTCGAAGGCGTGACCGTCTTCGAGACGATCGGCCCGCCGAAGCGGCCGGGCGTGCTCCTCGCGCACGAGCAGGGGCCGAACGGCGTCGCCGCGAAGGGGAAGGCCGCGCAGTTGGTGAAGCTCGGGTACGTCGTCCTCGCCGCCGACCTGTACGGCAAGGGCGTGGCCCCGAAGGACGCGGCCGACGCCGCGGCCCGGCTCGGGCTCGGCGGCAAGGACCGGGTGCTCGTCCGCGGGCGGGTCGCCGCCGGGCTGGCGGCGCTGGAGAAGCTGCCGAACGTGGACCCGAAGCGGCTCGCGGCCGTCGGCTACGGCGCGGGCGGCACGGCGGTGCTGGAACTCGCCCGCGCCAAGGCCGAGGTCGAGGGCGTCGTCTGCGTCCACGGCGACCCGACGCCGACCGGGAACGACGGCAAGAGCGTCGGCGCCTCGGTGCTGGTCGTGGTCGGGGCCGACGACCCGGCCGTGCCCGCCGCCAGGCTCGCCGCGTTCGAGGCCGAGATGCGGGCCGGCGGCGTGGACTGGCAGGTACTCCGAATGGGCGGGGTGGCCGGCGACTTCACCAACCCGCTCGCCGGCCGCGACCTGAAGACCGGGCGCGCCTTCGACCCGGACGCCGACGCCCGCACGGCCGACGCGGTGAAGCTGTTTCTCGCCGAGATGTTCCCGCCGCCGAAGGCCGCCGCCGTCGCCCCGAAGGCGGTGCCGAAGGTCGCCCCCAAGGGCGTTCCCGACAAGGCGCTGAAGGTGCTGGAGCACGTGGACCGCACCGGCGACGCGATGGACGGCTACGAGGGCGGCCGCACGTTCGGCAACTTCGAGCGGCGCCTCCCGCAGACGGACGCCCGCGGCGGCCGCGTCCGCTACCGGGAGTGGGACGTGAACCCACTCCGCCCCGGCGTGAACCGCGGCGCCGAGCGGCTCGTCACCGGCTCCGACGGCTCCGCGTTCTACACCGCCGACCACTACGACTCGTTCACCCGCATCCGCTGACGGGAGCCGCCATGCTGGTCCGCCTCGACGCCCGGCAGTTGCCCGACGCGGCTGCACTTCACGCCGCCGTCGCCGCCGCGCTCGGCTTCCCGCCGGGGCACGGGAAGAACCTCGACGCGCTGGTGGATTCGCTCACCCACCTCGACGACCCGCGGACGCCGACGGCCCGGGTGCAGGCGCTGCCCGGCGAGCTGACGGTGTTCCGCGTCGAGCACGCCGACGCCGCCCCGGCCGTGGTCCGGGCGCTGGCCGACGTGGTGGCGTTCGCCAACGAGCGGCGGTTGGAGAAGGGGCAAGGCCCGGTCGCCGCCGTGGCCTACGACCGGGGCTAGAGCGGGGCGCGGCGACCAGCGGCACTCACTCCCGCACCACCCGGCAGTTGGTGAAGGTGAGCGTCGGGCCGCGCATCGGGCCGTCCGCCGGGCCGGGCGACAGGCCGGCGCACATCCCCTCGATCACGACCGTGGTGCCGGCCGCGACCCCGTCGTCGTCCAGCCGGAAGATCACGTTCGACGCCATCGGGCGCGGCGGGCCGGACCCGAGGTCTGCGGACGTTCCGACCCACCCCTCGCCGGTCGCCTTCACCTCGACCCGCACCCGCACCCGCTGGTTGGTGTAGCGCACCTCCGCGGTACCGGGGTCGTTCTTGTAGGCGTTGGTGACCCGCAGCAGCGACAGGACCGGTAGCCTGTCCGGGGCCATGCCGACCGCGCCGTGGCCCCCCACGGCATTCCCCTCGGCCCGCATCATCTGCGCCTCGTCGCGCGCCAACTCGGCCCGCGCGACCTCGTGCTGAACCATCGCCTCGCGGCGGGCGGTGAACGCGAAGAACATCAGCCCCACGACCACCACCACGGCGAGCGCGCCACCCCCGCCGACAACCCACACCCAGCCCGGGATGCCGCCGCCCCCGGACGCACTGCCGCGGCGGTCGTCGTAGTCGTCGTCGGTCTGGTAGCTCTCGCGGCGGGGCATGGCGGCGTTCCGGGAGGTCGGCGTACCCCGATGGTAGCAGCCGGCGGCGGGCCGGGCGAGAGGCTAAAGCCGGCGCTGGACGATCGGCCGGCCGGTCCGCATCCTGACTCCGACCCGCCACCCCCCACCACGAGCCACCCCATGCAGCAGACCCTCATCCTCCTGAAGCCGGACGCGGTGCAGCGCCGGCTCGTCGGCGAGATCACCGGCCGGTTCGAGCGGAAGGGCCTCCGCCTCGCCGGCCTGAAGCTGGTGCAGGCGCCGCGGGCGCTGGCCGAGCAGCACTACGCCGTCCACAAGGGGAAGCCGTTCTACGACAGCCTGCTCGCGTTCCTGACCAGCGGCCCGACGGTGGCGATGGTGTGGGAGGGGCGCGAGGCCGTGGCCGTGTGCCGCACCCTGATGGGCCTCACCGACGGGGCCAAGGCCCCGCCCGGCACCATCCGCGGCGACCTGGCGCTGAGCGTGCAGAACAACCTCGTCCACGGCAGCGACAGCCCCGAGAACGCCGCCCTCGAGGTGGCGCTGTGGTTCCCCGAGGGGCTGGTGAGCGTCGCGGGTGTTGACGCGCAGTGGGTGGGGTGAATCTTCGTTTGCATCCGTCCGGCCCGGGCCGGACGATCCGGGTGGCCGTCGGGCATCTCGGCCCGGCGGCCCGCGCGTCGCCCGGGGGGTGCATCAACGAGCCGTCGCTCGAGGGTTTCTGCCGCCGCCCTGGTCGTGTTGGCTCGGCCCGCGGCGGGGCGGTGGCGTCGGTCGGCGCGACGCGCCCGGCAGCGCGGCGCACCGCCGCGAGCGCCGGGCTGTCGCCGACTAGAGGCCGTGGGTCGGTGGTCATCCGGCGTGTTCCAACGGTGCGAACCGCGGCACCGTGCGGCCGTCGTGCTCGACCGATTCGAGGAACATGGCGACGGGCCGCACCCACAGTCCGCCGTCGCCGTACAGGGGGCGGTAGACGACGAGGCGCTCGTCCGTCTCGGAGTGGCGGGCGAGGCCGAGCACCTCGTACTCGCCGCCTTTGAAGTGGCGGTAGCGGCCGACGGGGACCATGCTGCGCTCCGGTTCCGCCGCTCGCGGCGTTGCACCTACACCTTGATGAATATCTTCCGCCGGTACATCCAGAACAGGATCAGCCACATCAGCAGCACCGTCGCCGCGCCGGCCACGGCCGTCTCGTACGGCGGCCCGACCATCTCCAGGAACCGGCCGAAGTGCCGCCGCACGAACCGCCCGATCTCCGGCTTCACGACCGAGTTGCTCATGCAGTACGCGGCGATCGAGTTCGTGCCCACCACCACCAGCGGGAACGCCCACCGCCGCCAGCCGATCACGTCGTTCACCGCGTAGAACCCGGCCAGCAGTAGGAAGCACCAGCCGCCGCTGAACAGCACCCAGCTCGGCGTCCAGATGCGCTTCACCACCGGGCACACGCCGACCTCGCCGAGCAGCCACCCGGCCGCGAGGCCGACCACGCCGGCCGCCGCCAGCCAGCCCACCTTCGCCCAGCCGCCGCGGTCGCTCTTGAGCACCCCGCCGGCGATCAGGCCCAGGATCATCGTCGCCAGCGTCGGGACGAAGCTCAGCCCGGCGTAGCCGCCGCGGTTGAACACGAACTCCGACTGCCGCGGGAACAGGTTCAGCAGCCAGACGTCGAACGCCGCGGCGGGGTTCGCGTTCTTGTTCCAGTGCGCCGCGAAGCCGGTGAGCCCGTGCTCCTGGAACCACTCCGGCTTCACGCCGGCGCCCGGTCCGTCCGCGACCGGCCACAGCGCGAACAGCGCCCAGTAGCCGACGAGGATGGCCCCGACCGCGACCCACTGGTCGCGCACCGGGCGCAGCGCCAGCAGGAACAGGAAGCCGTAGCCGAGGCCGATCTGAGAGAGGGTGTCGGTGAACCCGATGTCGGGGATCGGCTCGCCGAACGAGCGCAGGACGATGCCGATCATCACCAGCAGGAACGCGCGCCAGAAGGCGTGTAGCGCCAGGCCGGCGGTGCCGTGCCCCTTCGCGCGGCGGGCCGCGAGCGAGTACGGCAGGCTGACGCCGACCAGGAACGAGAACGACGGCTGGATCAGGTCGTGCAGCGAGCAGCCGACCCACTCCACGTGCGTCTGGTGGTACCCGAGGAGTGAAACGAACCAGTTGCCGGCCTCCTTGCCGACGGCGGAGAGCTTCAACAGCTCGAACATGATGAGGAGCATGACGAGGCCGCGGTAGGCGTCGACGGAGTCGAGGCGGGTCGGCGGCGGGGGCGGGGGCGGGTGGCCCATGGGGCGGCTCCGGGGGGGACCGGCATGTTCTCGCGGCCGGCGCTTCGGGTCAAGGTGTACCGGTCGTGCGGCCGATACCGGAATTGTGGGAACGCGCCGCGGCAGAGACTGGGTCCGGGCGGGGGCGTGCGCCGCGGGCGTGCTCGCGGCCGGGTGCGCCGACGCCCGCTTCCTCCGCCGCAACGCCCCGCCCCCGCCCGACCCCGTCGCCGCCGCGACCCCCGCCGCCGACTACCGCATCGGCTGCCCCGACGTGCTCGAGGTCGGCGTCGCCGACCGGCCCGCGTGGGACGCGGTCGCCGCCGTCGATCTCGACGGCCGGTTGCCCGTCGCGGCGCGGCCGCGCGTCGAGGGGCTGACGCTCGACGAGGCCCGCACCGCGGTGGCGCTGGCGGCGGGTGTGCCCGCGGACGACGTGAGTCTGTCGCTGGCGGCGCCGCGCGGCGGGCGGGTGTACGTCCACGGCCCGGTCCGCGGCCACACCCGCGTCGTGCCGTTCCAGGGGCCGGAGCCGGTCGTCGCCTTCCTGACGCGGACCGGCAGCCTGCCGCCGGGGTCGGAGCTGAGCAAGGTTTACGTGGTGCGGCCGAACGTCGCCGGGGGCGGCCGGCCGGAGGTGTTCAAGGTGAACCCCGCGGCCGTCCTCCTCGACGGCGACCACGCCACGAACGTGACGCTGCGGCCGTCGGACCAGGTGTACGTGGGCGAGACGAGGGGGTCGGCCGTGTCGCGGGCGCTGCCGAGCTGGCTGGGGCCGGCGTACCGGCGGCTGCTGGGGCTGCTGCCCGACGAGTGGAACTGGTGGCCGTTCGGCGGGGCCGACCGCCTCCCGTAGGTCGAGGCTTCGTGACCCGACGCGGGGCACCAGGTGCCAACGACAGGGCCGGGAACACACCCCCACCAGGGTTCGCGTTCCCGGCCCGAGTCGTCGTCGTTCGCCACCGGCGCCGGCTAATCCCTCGGCCGGGCGAACGGGTTGTTGTCGCCGGCCGCGCCCACCGGCGCCGCCGTCTCCACGTTCTTCTGCCACGCCGTCCACTCGGCCACGTCGCGGACGCGCTCCGGGTTCGCCATGTCGTCCTTGCTGTTGCGCACCATCAGCCGGCCGTCCGGCCGCACGATCAGCAGCTCGGTGTTCACGTCCTCGATCACCGGCGACTTGCCGGCGAACCGGGTCGTCACCTTGCCGCCCTCGAAGTCCACGAGCACGTCGCGGCCGACGAACTCCTCCACGAGCCACCCCTTCGGGGTGCTCGCGTCCTTCCCCTTGCCGACCTTCTCGGTCTGCAACTCGCGGAGCTGGTAGCGGTCCTCCTCGCTGCTCCACAGCGGCAGCTTGACGTAGGTCTTGCGGCCGATGAACCCGCTGCGGGCCACCGGCATCTCGGCCGCCACCCACGCCCCGACCGGCTCGCGCTGGTTGGTGCCGCTGTCCACCCGTACCTGCTCCAGCCACGTCATCTTCTGCACCACCGTGTGCGTGTTGCCCGCCGGCAGCTTGAACCGCGCCTCCAGCGACTGCTGCTTCCCGTACGCCGCCTTCACGTCCTCCTCGTACTTCACCGGGTCGTACGCGAACAGGTGCGACTCGCGCGGCACCGTCAGCGGCTCGCCGAGCCGCGTCCACGGGCCGGGCAGGGTCTTGAAGCTCTCCCCGGCCAGCACCGGGTTGGCCATCGACTTCGGGTTGCCGTAGTTCGGGTTGATCAGCTTCACCCGCAGCATGTACTCGTAGGAGTACCCGGGCCGCACGTCGGGGTCGATGAACCGCACCAGGATGTCGTCGATCTCCACGCCCGCGGCCGTCAGCGGGTTACCCAGGCCCGACTCCAGCTTCCCCTCGCCGCCGCCCGGCGGCGGCATCATCATCCCCGCGCCCGCCCCGCCGTACACGGCGGTGCCGGCGCCGGTGGTCGGGGCGAAGATGCCGGTCCGCGCCGACTGCGGCCCCTCCTTCCCCTTGCCCGTGAGCCGCTCCAGCACCGCCGACTTCTGCACCTGCGGGGCGGCGGCGTCCTTCATCTTCCGGACCGTGTCGAGGATCGGCGGCAGCTTCACCTCGGGGTACTTGCCGAGCTCGTCGACCAGTTCGGGGAGGAACATGACCAGGTTGTCCTCGTACCGGTAGAAGTACGGCAGGTAGGCGCTGATGCCGGTCTTGTCCTTCTTGTCGGCCCCCTCCAGGTGGGTGCTCAGCATCCGCGACGCGACCAACTCCTGGTACTTGTCGATGTACCGGTAGTCGTACCAGCCGACGGTGTCGTTGTCCTTCTGGCTGGACACCACCTCCGCGTACTTCTTCCCGGTGCCGACGATCGTGCCGTCCGGGGCGATCACCCGGCGGCGCACGTCGAACCCGTCGAACCGCACGAAGGGGGCGGCCTCGGCGGCCGTCTTCATCCGCAGCGCCCGCTTCATCTCCTCGGCCTGCTTCTTGAACGGGAAGGTGGCGTTCACCACCACCATCCGCAGCGGCACCACGGTCATCGCCGGCAGCTTCCCCTCGGCGGCGGCCCGGTCCAGGTCCTCGACGGGGATGTAGTTGATGGTCGTCTCGGAGCGCATGCCGCCCTGGTTGAACCCGCCACTGCCGCCCTCACCCGGCGGCATGATCCCCGGGCCGGACGAACTCGACCCGGGACCGGGGCCGGACGAACTCGACCCAGGGCCGGGGCCGGCCGTCGGCGGGCCGGACGGGCCGAACGCCGGCCCGGTCGGCGGTTGCGCGCCGGCCTTCTGGGCGTTGCGGGCCTTCCCGGCATTCCCCTTGATCGCGGCGAGGGCGTCCTTGATCTTCTGCTTGTCGGCCTCGGCCACCTTCTTGACCACCTTCACGGCGATCTTCGCCCCGCCCTCGGGGTCCAGCACGATGTCGTGGGCCTTCATCGGCGCCCGCACCAGGTCCACCTGGAACGAGCCGATCCGGTCCACCCGCGGGTTCTCGCGCTTCGTGTCCGGCCGGGCCGTCGGGTCGAACATCACCCCGGACAGCGGGAAGTCGCTCGCCGCGATCTGGATGTACCCGCCGGGCTTCGTCGGGTCGTACATGCCCGTCAGCGGCGGGACGGCGCTGGGGTCGGCCGGGTCGCCGACGGACCGCTGGATCTGCTGCGCCTTCGAGGTGAGGCCGTCGGCGATCTTCTTGGGGTCCTTCGCCTCGGTGTAGGTGGTGCCGCCCAGGAAGAGGAGCAACAGCAGGCCGGCCCCGGCGACGCCGAGGACGACGTACTCCCCCTTCTTGAGCATGAACTCCTTGATGTCGAACTTCGGCTTCGACGACTTCGACTTGGCCATGGCGCACCCTGGGTCGGGTCGGGGTGTTCGGGGTCTGGTGTAGGGGTCGGGCGGGCCGGGGGCGTTGGCCCCCGGCCCCTCGGTTCAGGGCTTCGGCGCGGGCGTCGGCTCCGTCTTCGGCGCGGGTGTCGGCTCGGGCGTCGGGGTGGTCGCCGCCGTCGGCGTCGCCGGGGCGTTGGGGTCGGTTGGCACCTGGTACTTCTCGTACAGCGACACGATGCCGTAGATCGTCAGCTCGACCAGCCCCGCGGTGAGCTGGCTCTCGGAGATCGAGGTCAGGGTACCACCGGGGCTGCCGGGGCCGGGCATGACCCCGGGGCCGGGCATGGGCATCACCCCGGGGCCGGGCATCCCCGGCGGGCCGGACGCGCTCCCGGGGCCGCCGCGGCCGAAGCCGGGACGCCCCATGCTGGCCCCAGGGCCGCCGTCCTCGCCGGGGGGGCCGCCGAAGCCGATGCCGGAGGTGCCGGGGCCGGTCGTGGCCACGCCGCCCTCGCCGCCGTACCCGCCGCCCCCCTCCGCGCCGCCCCCAGACAGGGTGCCGGTGAACCGCTTCCAGTGGACCTGCGTGGTCTGGAAGCGCAGCGGCGAGTTGGCGTAGGCGATCAGCACGTCCTGCACGTAGGCCTGGTCCACCACCACGGTGATGGCCACCGGCATCCGCCGCACCTGGGCCGTCACCTCGACGTAGCGCTTGCGGTTGCCGTCCACCACCGCCTCGACCGGGCCGCCGGCGCCGCCGCCGGTGCCGCCGGGTATCATGCCCGCGCCCGGCTGCAGAGGGGTGGTCCCCGACGACGACGACGACGGCCCCCGCATCCCGTCCGGCGGCCCGCTCGCGCCGGCGGAGCCGGCGTCGGCCTTCTCGGCCTCCTTCTTGTACGACTCGAACTCGGGCATCTTCAGCGGCATCAGGGCGTGCCGGCTGTCCTTGTACCCCAGGGCCACGGCGTCGATCCGGCGGACCGGCACGGTGCGGGTGTCGAACACCTGCTCGACCCGGGTGATGACGGCCTGGTCGAGCCCGCCGGGGATGAGGCCGTCGGGGATGTTGTGCTCCTCGGTGCGGACGATCTCGCGCTCCTCGCCGCCGCGGAGGAACTCGCCGCCGACGTGGAACGGGAACGGGCGGGCCTGCTTGTCGCCGGTCAGCCACACGTTCAGCGTCAGCTTGGCGCCGAGGCCGAGCGGCTGGAGGCGGTCGGTGACGTTCTTGATGCGGCCCACCAGCACCGGCCGGCGGTCCTTCTCGTCCGGGATCACCTTCAGCTCGACGCGCCAGTTGCGGCTCTGGAACGCCCGGTGGGTGGGGCTGTCGGTCGCCTTGTTGTTCGCGTCCAGCAGCGGCACCCGGGTGAACGTGCCGACGGCGTCGTTGACGGCCTTCACCTGGCCGAGGACCGCGCGCTGGACCCACACGTCCTCCATCGCCAGCCAGATCTGCTCGGACGTCGGCACGCGGACGCCCCAGCCGTTGTCGCCGCCGGCGCCGACGGGCGGGAAGTAGATGTGGCGGAGGACGCTCTGCCAGCCGCCGAGGAACTCGGTCGGGGCCACCTTGTCGGCCATGCCGGTGCCGGGGAACCCGGGGCGGGCGTTGGAGAAC carries:
- a CDS encoding TylF/MycF/NovP-related O-methyltransferase translates to MPVVTSLKAMTRPWRARLARLLYAGDDGAARAATAVADRRAADLAAAHDQLARSEDARAAAESARAAAEREAAELRQMTWEKAVALMTAGRNEKDWEAAARLVNRAVDELVRPWHKSVTWGDRLLTLDKSASVIREPVFQEALNTFRGLHPYDQYDGPDTIAWRLNTLVWAARRAVGLDGDFVECGVFKGDMAYTVARCVSFEKLPKTFHLYDSFEGYSPKYTSADDFRFNPNFLDMANAAYRIPRLYETVRDRFAGYPNVTVVRGFVPDALDMTAHQKIAFLHIDLNSPRAEVACLETLFDRVVPGGVVLLDDYGWIDFVAQKEAEDEFFGRRGYQVLELPTGQGMVVKR
- the purE gene encoding 5-(carboxyamino)imidazole ribonucleotide mutase, encoding MAEPLVGIIMGSRSDWETMRHAAELLGELGVAYEARVVSAHRTPDLLFDYAEQAVGRGLEVIIAGAGGAAHLPGMCAAKTCLPVVGVPVESAVLRGVDSLLSIVQMPGGVPVATMAIGKAGARNAALFAAAVLANKYPPVRQAVQAFRAKQTQDVLDHPDPRG
- a CDS encoding 5-(carboxyamino)imidazole ribonucleotide synthase, producing the protein MRLGILGGGQLGRMLALAAHPLGVRPTVLDPAAEACAGHVCPHVRGEFDDFRALYELAQASDVVTYEFENVPVESARWLAERVPVFPPPRALEVSQDRVVEKTFLNSLGVPTPPFAAVETRAEFDAAVTAIGLPAVLKTRRFGYDGKGQAVIRTPADADHAWETLGGRPLILEGFVPFDRELSILAVRGRDGSIGTYPLVENEHRDGILHRSVAPAGDLGEELGERAAEYAARILTELDYVGVLAVEWFQDGPRLLANEMAPRVHNSGHWSIEGAHCSQFENHVRAVCGLPLGRCDAAGWSAMFNFIGTVPAAAAVLADPAAHLHHYGKADRPGRKVGHVTLRAGGADELAEKLPGWSAAFDRPRAGG
- a CDS encoding dienelactone hydrolase family protein — translated: MTRFAAALALVVAGAAPGFAQLVTRPVAYQHGPVALEGVTVFETIGPPKRPGVLLAHEQGPNGVAAKGKAAQLVKLGYVVLAADLYGKGVAPKDAADAAARLGLGGKDRVLVRGRVAAGLAALEKLPNVDPKRLAAVGYGAGGTAVLELARAKAEVEGVVCVHGDPTPTGNDGKSVGASVLVVVGADDPAVPAARLAAFEAEMRAGGVDWQVLRMGGVAGDFTNPLAGRDLKTGRAFDPDADARTADAVKLFLAEMFPPPKAAAVAPKAVPKVAPKGVPDKALKVLEHVDRTGDAMDGYEGGRTFGNFERRLPQTDARGGRVRYREWDVNPLRPGVNRGAERLVTGSDGSAFYTADHYDSFTRIR
- a CDS encoding barstar family protein — protein: MLVRLDARQLPDAAALHAAVAAALGFPPGHGKNLDALVDSLTHLDDPRTPTARVQALPGELTVFRVEHADAAPAVVRALADVVAFANERRLEKGQGPVAAVAYDRG
- the ndk gene encoding nucleoside-diphosphate kinase: MQQTLILLKPDAVQRRLVGEITGRFERKGLRLAGLKLVQAPRALAEQHYAVHKGKPFYDSLLAFLTSGPTVAMVWEGREAVAVCRTLMGLTDGAKAPPGTIRGDLALSVQNNLVHGSDSPENAALEVALWFPEGLVSVAGVDAQWVG
- a CDS encoding DUF1653 domain-containing protein, with amino-acid sequence MVPVGRYRHFKGGEYEVLGLARHSETDERLVVYRPLYGDGGLWVRPVAMFLESVEHDGRTVPRFAPLEHAG
- a CDS encoding acyltransferase family protein, with the protein product MGHPPPPPPPTRLDSVDAYRGLVMLLIMFELLKLSAVGKEAGNWFVSLLGYHQTHVEWVGCSLHDLIQPSFSFLVGVSLPYSLAARRAKGHGTAGLALHAFWRAFLLVMIGIVLRSFGEPIPDIGFTDTLSQIGLGYGFLFLLALRPVRDQWVAVGAILVGYWALFALWPVADGPGAGVKPEWFQEHGLTGFAAHWNKNANPAAAFDVWLLNLFPRQSEFVFNRGGYAGLSFVPTLATMILGLIAGGVLKSDRGGWAKVGWLAAAGVVGLAAGWLLGEVGVCPVVKRIWTPSWVLFSGGWCFLLLAGFYAVNDVIGWRRWAFPLVVVGTNSIAAYCMSNSVVKPEIGRFVRRHFGRFLEMVGPPYETAVAGAATVLLMWLILFWMYRRKIFIKV